A window from Leptothermofonsia sichuanensis E412 encodes these proteins:
- a CDS encoding ABC transporter ATP-binding protein, with the protein MPVINGAIAVQFKGVGFSVNGRSLLSGLSFTIASGDFLVLLGRSGSGKTTTMKLINHLNLPTSGRVEVQGKATTDWDPIQLRRQIGYVIQEVGLFPHFTIERNVGLVPVLKGWKPRQIKSRVHELLHLVGLEPAQFAHRYPHQLSGGQRQRVGVARALAADPPILLMDEPFGALDPITRLDLQQEFKRLQQELGKTVVFVTHDIQEALILASHIGLMCEGELVFLGPPEAFLNSAHPEAQTFLRTLSSRP; encoded by the coding sequence ATGCCGGTTATCAACGGGGCGATCGCCGTCCAGTTTAAGGGGGTGGGATTTTCAGTCAATGGGCGTAGTCTGCTGTCCGGGCTAAGCTTTACGATTGCCAGTGGAGATTTTTTAGTGCTTCTGGGTCGCAGTGGCTCTGGTAAAACCACCACCATGAAGCTGATCAATCACCTGAACCTGCCAACCAGTGGCCGTGTAGAAGTTCAGGGTAAGGCAACGACCGATTGGGATCCGATTCAACTCAGGCGGCAGATTGGTTATGTCATTCAGGAAGTGGGTTTGTTTCCCCACTTTACGATTGAACGAAATGTCGGTCTGGTACCAGTTCTGAAAGGATGGAAACCACGGCAAATCAAGTCCAGGGTCCATGAATTGCTGCATTTAGTTGGGTTAGAGCCAGCCCAATTTGCCCATCGCTATCCTCACCAACTGTCCGGTGGTCAACGGCAGCGGGTTGGGGTTGCCCGCGCCCTGGCAGCCGATCCCCCCATTTTGTTGATGGATGAACCCTTCGGTGCCCTGGATCCCATTACCCGTCTGGACCTGCAACAGGAATTTAAGCGATTGCAGCAGGAGTTAGGTAAGACAGTTGTTTTCGTAACGCACGATATTCAGGAAGCATTGATACTGGCATCCCACATCGGCTTAATGTGCGAAGGAGAACTGGTATTTTTAGGGCCTCCAGAAGCCTTTTTGAACAGTGCCCACCCGGAAGCCCAAACCTTCCTCCGAACCCTATCCAGTCGTCCTTAA
- a CDS encoding response regulator: MSKHILIIDNEPHIQEVTQICLETVANWQVITASSGQEGLLKAEADHPDAILLDVMMPDMDGPTTFQKLQQNPATRDIPVLFLTAKVQASDRHRYAEMGVQGVIAKPFDPMTLANQIALALGWSL, translated from the coding sequence ATGTCCAAGCACATTCTGATCATTGATAATGAACCCCACATTCAGGAAGTCACTCAAATTTGCCTGGAAACCGTAGCCAACTGGCAGGTGATTACAGCCAGTTCGGGTCAGGAAGGTTTACTGAAAGCCGAAGCAGACCATCCAGATGCCATCCTGTTAGACGTTATGATGCCGGATATGGATGGACCAACCACTTTCCAGAAACTCCAACAAAATCCTGCGACCCGAGATATCCCGGTCCTGTTTCTAACGGCCAAAGTCCAGGCCTCTGACCGTCACCGCTATGCAGAAATGGGGGTGCAGGGTGTGATTGCTAAACCCTTTGACCCCATGACACTGGCCAATCAAATTGCGCTGGCACTGGGGTGGAGTCTGTAA
- a CDS encoding NYN domain-containing protein: protein MPRPSPQAVLLVDGYNVVGAWTDLREVRDRDGLQESRRQLAEILINYSAFQGYDTQLVFDSQYRDTAGNREVITPNLCICYTDFGQTADTYIEKACAAFRHDIRKFNQRLIVATSDRAQQLTVVGYGAEWMSAEKLAADVAAINRRVQRRQKPGRKFPSRSLAHALDPVAQKRLAQLRLGKD from the coding sequence ATGCCACGCCCCTCACCCCAGGCAGTTTTACTGGTAGACGGCTACAACGTCGTTGGGGCATGGACTGACTTGAGAGAGGTGCGCGATCGCGACGGATTGCAAGAGTCTCGCCGCCAGCTAGCCGAAATTTTGATCAATTACAGTGCCTTCCAGGGATACGACACCCAACTGGTATTTGATTCCCAGTACCGGGACACCGCTGGCAATCGAGAAGTCATTACCCCCAACCTCTGCATTTGCTACACCGACTTTGGGCAAACCGCAGACACCTACATAGAAAAAGCCTGCGCTGCCTTCCGCCACGACATTCGTAAGTTCAACCAGCGACTGATTGTGGCAACCTCTGACCGGGCACAGCAATTAACCGTCGTGGGCTATGGAGCTGAATGGATGTCAGCAGAGAAATTAGCGGCTGACGTGGCAGCCATTAATCGTCGGGTACAGCGCCGCCAGAAACCTGGACGTAAGTTCCCCAGTCGCTCTCTGGCCCATGCACTTGACCCAGTCGCTCAAAAGCGTCTGGCCCAACTCCGTCTTGGCAAAGATTAA
- a CDS encoding energy-coupling factor ABC transporter ATP-binding protein: MTSLPSTASRSAIHVQDLCFRWHGGNPVLSSCSLDVPEGEFWMLLGTNGSGKSTLLKLLAGLLQPQSGSIAILPPVGFVFQNPDHQLVMPTVGADVAFGLVDEHLPLHQVRQRVEEALDAVNLLPLQRRPIYALSGGQKQRVAIAGAIARHCKVLLLDEPTALLDPDSQLDLVDQVRCLVKQRGLTALWVTHRLGELDYCDGAFLLEQGNVVDQGDPQRLKQRLMQISTS, encoded by the coding sequence ATGACTTCTTTGCCTTCTACAGCCAGTCGCTCTGCCATTCATGTCCAGGATCTTTGCTTTCGCTGGCATGGCGGCAACCCCGTGCTGTCATCCTGCTCCCTGGATGTTCCAGAAGGGGAGTTCTGGATGTTGCTGGGTACCAACGGGAGTGGTAAATCCACTCTGCTGAAGCTGCTGGCAGGGCTACTTCAGCCCCAGTCTGGCTCGATCGCCATCCTGCCGCCCGTTGGTTTTGTCTTTCAAAACCCCGATCACCAGTTAGTCATGCCCACGGTGGGGGCAGACGTTGCATTTGGACTGGTGGATGAACATTTGCCTCTGCATCAGGTGCGCCAGCGCGTGGAGGAAGCGCTGGATGCGGTGAATTTGCTGCCCCTGCAACGGCGACCCATCTATGCTTTGAGTGGTGGGCAAAAGCAACGGGTCGCCATCGCGGGGGCGATCGCCCGTCACTGTAAGGTTTTACTACTGGATGAACCCACGGCCCTGCTGGACCCGGACAGTCAACTGGATCTGGTGGACCAGGTGCGATGCCTGGTGAAACAGCGGGGCTTAACGGCGCTCTGGGTTACCCATCGCCTGGGAGAACTGGACTATTGTGATGGGGCTTTTTTACTGGAACAGGGCAACGTGGTTGACCAAGGTGACCCGCAACGGTTGAAGCAACGGTTGATGCAAATTTCAACCTCGTAA